The genomic region GATTAGGCTGTTGGAAGACCATACCAATCTTTTTACGCAGGTCAACCGTGTCAGTGGTAGGGGCATAAATATCTTCCCCCAGGAAGGTAAAGGAACCAGTAACGGTTACGTTTTCCTCCAAATCATGCATTCGGTTTAAGGCTCTTAAGTAGGTAGATTTTCCTGAACCCGATGGTCCAATCAAGGCCGTAATCCCCTTTTTAGGGAAGTCCAGGTCAATGCCGTGGAGGGCTTCTTTGTCGCCGTACCAGAGCCGTACATCACGTGTTGTTAAAATCTTATCTTGATTGTTCATCCAAAATTACCTGAAATATAATCATTGGTTAAAGCGACCTTAGGACGGGTAAAGATTTTACGCGTCAAATCATATTCAATCGCCTTGCCCAGGTGGAAGAAAGCGGTGTAATCACTAATTCGAGCAGCCTGTTGCATGTTATGAGTAACGATAATAATGGTGTAATGTTCTTTTAGCTCCAAGAGGGTATCTTCAAAGCGTGCCGATGAAATCGGATCCAGGGCACTGGAAGGCTCATCTAAGAGTAAGATATCGGGTTTTAAAGCCAGGGCCCGAGCAATCACTAGCCGTTGGGCCTGCCCACCTGAAAGGGCCAGGGCTGACTTGTGGAGCTCATCTTTGACCTGGTCCCACAGGGCCGCCTGCTTGAGGCTGGTCTCAACGATTTCATCCAACTGGTCCTTGCTGTAATGACCACGCTGGGTCAAGGCGAAGGTAATGTTGTCATAGATGGACTTGGCAAAGGGATTTGGCTTTTGGAAAACCATGCCGATATGGCGCCGCATTTCAAAGACATCAATGTCTTTAGAGTTAATGTCTAAGCCACGGTACATAATCTGACCGTTAACCGTTGCCACCCCGTCGTTCATCCGGTTTAAAGACCTTAGGAAAGTCGACTTACCTGAACCAGATGCACCAATCAGACTGGTGATCTTAAAACGTTCAAAGGCTAAATCCCCTTCGCTAAGGGCTAACTTTTTACCGTAATAAACTTGAAGGTTATGAGTCGACAAGGCAATTTCGTGCTTCTTGGGATTCATCTCAATGATGTGTCGTTCCGGGGCCTGCTCCGGAATGAACTCACTGACTGGTTTTAAATCATGGTTGGCCTGCATTATTTACTCACCTCACGAACTCGTCAAACGCTTGTACAAGTGCGCCCCAATCCGGCGGGCACTGACATTAAAAATCAAAACCACAATAATCAAGACGGCTGATGCCCCAGCTGAAACCAGGGTAACATCGGGCATAATTCCTTCGGAATTGATCTTCCAGATGTGGACCGCCAAGGTTTCGGCCGGCCGCATCGGACTAAGCGGACTGGAAATGTTGAAAGGATTCCAGTCGGTAAAGTTCAAGGCGG from Leuconostocaceae bacterium ESL0723 harbors:
- the pstB gene encoding phosphate ABC transporter ATP-binding protein PstB produces the protein MQANHDLKPVSEFIPEQAPERHIIEMNPKKHEIALSTHNLQVYYGKKLALSEGDLAFERFKITSLIGASGSGKSTFLRSLNRMNDGVATVNGQIMYRGLDINSKDIDVFEMRRHIGMVFQKPNPFAKSIYDNITFALTQRGHYSKDQLDEIVETSLKQAALWDQVKDELHKSALALSGGQAQRLVIARALALKPDILLLDEPSSALDPISSARFEDTLLELKEHYTIIIVTHNMQQAARISDYTAFFHLGKAIEYDLTRKIFTRPKVALTNDYISGNFG